Sequence from the Temnothorax longispinosus isolate EJ_2023e chromosome 6, Tlon_JGU_v1, whole genome shotgun sequence genome:
ATTTGACCCACCCTcccatttaaaatttttgacttGCGCCCCTGCTTCCGCCCTCTTGGGGGAGGGGgctaagaaatttttttggcATAAAATAAGCAGCCTCTCGAGCAAGTGTTTCAGCGTTTTcccatatttatttaaagctgTTTTCGAGATCTAAGGAGTTGAGTCAGACTTTAGAGAAACCTTGTATATCGACATGAGATTTATATCGTTTTAGGATCATTACTGGGCTACTCTTGCATCATtaactattatttacatttgattattatttacaggGTTGCGTAAATGCCTTAAACTTCAATCAAAAAGGAAATTTGTTAGCGAGTGCCTCTGATGATTTAGCAGTTGTTATTTGGGATTGGGCTGTAGGGAAAAAGCGTCACTGGTTTATGAGCGGTCATACAAGCAATATGTTTCAAGTGTGTATCTTATAACTAAGCGTTACAATCGATATGTTGTACaacagttatttttatattattatgtttatcttttgccaataaatttttcgaaattgtaTGCGTTCAGGCAAAGTGGTTACCATTAGACGTGGAATACCTTATGGTCACTTGTGCTAGAGACGGTCAGGTACGTTTATTAGATCTTAAACATGACACATCGAAGAAATTGGCGACGCATCGTGGACCGTCACACAAATTGGCTGTGCACCCTGAAACACCTCATGTGGTCTTTTCCGCTGGAGAGGATGCAAGGGTATTCTCCATAGATATCCGAGAGAGTAAGCCAAACAAGTGAGTCGCGATTAAAAAGCATaagtatatttgtattttctatTTGCGTCTGTAGCCCGCagcatatctatatataatgttaatttttcgcGTAATAactatcagtacaaaattactttcttcaaaaaaggtaaaaaaaggccaagtacacgcgcaatgtatgttgtaaatccaaaaatttaacCTAAGAGTGGTAGcaactttatttcttcttaacaaaactattatatcacaaaattgctTTAactaactcaacccaagtgatatgtatttcaaaaaaatatataaaatctttaaattgcgccaattgcaaagagaatagatatgtatattgctttgaaaaataattgttgtgcaactacttttaaaaaataaaacccgAGTGATACGTATCTTTGTTCcattcaagggtcttcctattcCAATCCAAGTGATAGTAGCTTTAATTCTCcttaacgaaattataaaattacaaagaataatttttatcacaaagaattaaagaggtaacagtacaaaataaaaatttttaattaaaataaaatgaatttttcttgtaaaaaaaacttggcgctgttGAACctcgaaatttaataaagtactaagatttttaattatataaaaaataagcataatttttgaaagaatgCGACAGGAGTAAAAAAGCAACGctaagtttttttacaagaaaaatttattatattttaattaaatatttttattttgtattgttacCATATGatacaaagaaaaacatttttattatataaatgtggTCCAAACTATCCATTAAGCCTTGTTAGACCAGAACCTGACCCGTTCACtggttatcgagatctcaaaatctcgggtacttGCAACTCGTCGTATCGCGTATAAAAAGATCCACGATGCGGTCTTGCTTCGtgtatacttggcgcgagacactaccgtgtctcttgatacgtAATAAAATGGACTTTTCTTGTATCCACAGATTAATCGTAGTAAAGGACGGTTCATCAGAAGTGCAACTATTCAGTATACATTCGAATCCTTTTAATAGTAATGAATTTTGCGTCGGCGGCCGTTCCCATTACGTGAGAGTGTACGATCGGCGAAAAGCTTCGACACCGCTTTATAAACTGTGTCCCGATCACCTGGTACGTCGCATTATATAGCAATCTTATTGCTGAAAAAGTTCACCAATACTTGaagtaatataacaaatattgtagtttgtttcttttttacacatgtttaatttcattatatatgtaattataatgtcTTAGACAGGAAATAAGCACGCGCATGTAACGTGCGCTGTGTATAATCACAACGGAACAGAAATTCTCGCATCGTATAATGACGAGGACATATACCTATTTGATAGATTAATGTCGTCACGTGTAGATTACGCTCATAGATATCAGGGCCATAGGAATAGTGCAACTGGTACGTTATACATAAAAtgatatgaatattattacattctaTATCCTCAACTCTacatctttttaattcttagatctcttttttttatatgcatgtTAGTTAAGAAACGATGCTGTAAATAATTGTGATTTATTAACTGTCATTTGTTGCTCAATTGCAGTAAAGGGAGTCAATTTCTTCGGACCTAAAAGCGAATATGTCATATCCGGATCCGATTGCGGTAATATATTCATTTGGGACAAAAACACGGAAGCTGTTGTACAGTGGATGGCTGGAGATGATCAAGGAGTTGTGAGTTTACTTcataaatttgataaacaaatttttctttttctgtaatgTGGAAGAGAAAATAACAGTcttcttttcatttaatttataggtAAATTGCTTAGAAGGACACCCACATATTCCCATTCTTGCGACAAGTGGATTGGATTACGACGTTAAGATATGGGAGCCTAAGCGCAAAGAACCTCCGATGATGAAATCATTCGCAAACGTAGGTAGACAAAAATCATCTTTCTAcatatctcttctttttcttgtttcacATTTTCTGTTTATCTTCTTTGCATACTTTTTTGTTGTTTTGTCatcgtttaataataatgtttagtATCTCGTTTctcaaataaacaatacagTTGAATGTAACTAATAATGGCGACTAATTATTAGTTGTGGACTAATTGTATATCGATAAACGTATGATGATTCacatattcctttttttcataAGTGCGTCAAGTCCAACGCGAGGAATAGGAAGCAAGAAAACGTGCCTGATTCGTTCGATGGCCAATTACTTTGGATTTTACTGAGACATATCCGTCATAGAGAGAGAGTACGtgtaagtaataaataatataaatattgtagacatttttgtgatatttcaAATTGATTGTTTCACTATTGTGCCCCTTCTAGAATCTTTATACACGTTACGAGGATCCAAATCAGGAAGAAGATGACTTTGACGATTATCACCATGACTCCTCGATGGATAGCTCATCCGAGGACAGTGATAACCAATCGGAAGGCGGCGACGTTGGAAGAATACAATGCCCTCCGTCTTAAAGTTGTTGCTTAACGCGATTTGATATTACTGCGATGAGAGTTATATAGCGTTCATATTAGTTGTTTCACGATTATAGTAAATTCTACTGGATAACTGTGTCGATGGCTTTACATAGTGGAGTGTATAGGAGGGACAGTAATCGCAACGTATCGAAGAAGCTCCTTATTCTAGTTACGattgatcttttttattaactggAAATATTCGGTAGCATGAACTACATGAGTGGTTCACGgttgtattgtaatttttgaatatatacGTTGAACGGACACGTGAAGACTGTACATTTTGATGAGATGTATGTACGATACTAGGCATAaccgaagagagagagagagagagaggggggagggagggagagagaggaacaTAATGTCTTAAATCGGGgcataagacgtcttaaagacgtcATATTATGAGACTCTTGAAGACGTCTTAATAATGTCTTTAAGACGTTATATATCCCGATTTGAGGCATGTATTTGAGACAAAAGGTACGGAGTTACGTTGAAAATACCGTTGACTGTATTATTTACACAAGAAACATTTTAGGATTAATCATCGTAGACGACAATCATTTTAATCAGTAGGTTTATTcacatttgtttttaaaatgacCTTGAGTACATTTCTGCCTGGCAGATAAGGTCACTACCTCATTTAGTCGTAACATTTAGCCTCCTGAAAAAAGCGTTTCCCATGttcatataacattttttcatcttttcgGTGTGAGGAATATCTCCCTAAATTTTGGCCGTACCTTTTtagaacaccctgtatatacagGGTCATTTTAAATGCTCTGGGCAAatctctcgaaaaatatggaagatatggaaaaacatttcagacaaaagttatAGAATATCAAGGGGGacaaataatagtaaaaccaattttcgaaaaaatcgatttaagATCACATAAGGTTatcgccattttttaaatgaaattgtatgattgttttacataatatgattcttctaaatattctacatataaaagtattaaggtagagcattcaaaaaatgaatggtttacgagatatttcatattttattctggcACATTTTGACatgaaacataaaatatctcataaacTATTCATTTTTTGGTAATTGTACCTTAACACgtttatgtatgtacagaATAATAAGATGAATCAATTGGtgtaaagaaaacatattattGCTTTTCAAAAAAGACATGTATTATAGTTGCAAGCcggtacagagccggattttccattttagctcttaaaaaatttataataaataaaatacggactcgcagctaagcaacccgacagaggtcggtagtgttactcctgtcgacccttacaAGGGAATTCAAATGTTTAAAGAGCCGGGGGTACGGGTTTCCGTTATCCGATCAAGCTGAACTTTGGCagtgattatttttttgtgaattGGAAATATTTTGGGGGGGTggcgcaaaaaaattttttttgtcgagTAAATAATAAGGACcactctaatatatatatacttggcGTGAGACGCTACCGCGTCTTTTGATAAGGTCATCTCGTTCGATAATAAAATCCCAATTAGAATTCggatatttcttttacttcGCGGTGTTTTCGGGACACTGTATGTATTGATGTATATAGCGCGGTCGAAACTCCCGCCACCTAGCGGCGCAGTTCGCCGAGCGATCACAGCGGTGGCGGTGATAGGAGGGTAAAGGGTCACGGCGCGCATGACCAATCGGACGTGTTCGTTCTCTCCTATCCTCGTCTGCCCCGTCGGCCTGGCTCCTACGCGTAAGAATATCACTGACGTGTCCCGTGTCCCCGTGCGAGGATCGGCTTATCAGCTTACGTACGTTCGTGCAATTCGTCGGTTCGCCTCGGCTCTCGCCGATAAGTTTGCCCCGGCCCCGCGCGCATAGAATTAGCCAGGCAATACCGCCAGTCATTGGGCTGC
This genomic interval carries:
- the LOC139814558 gene encoding DDB1- and CUL4-associated factor 8 isoform X2 — its product is MESKTHDTSNDSEVKLSDTKDLDGEKSRKAQSSSVEDLSISKNVDSCSVTSESSGTLKDVSHIVGFNNNLACGTMQNERAGEPMELSAEDEIKITTNKCDKTNDVLKEILYATSCNPIDLSEATTSQNNSPSSSCTNEANALHTDQNKVKRSISKGQVYTGSGMSVEKSDDSSDEDLSKRQKLNKNARHISAGNVNDDAVTFQRNKSKAKQRNYRKRRNITSDNEDSSGNTLSNEVTREASIPDADEGNVASASTRNESAQNESSNRSSEAHRAGSETPNDESDRYKDERGDSNEWRAANDDEWDEDEEDEDEDEEIPHCLKIEKPPPNWRIVPEVINRQIGSNPLFQKRFYGSLHAVERLQVMHKLNEHQGCVNALNFNQKGNLLASASDDLAVVIWDWAVGKKRHWFMSGHTSNMFQAKWLPLDVEYLMVTCARDGQVRLLDLKHDTSKKLATHRGPSHKLAVHPETPHVVFSAGEDARVFSIDIRESKPNKLIVVKDGSSEVQLFSIHSNPFNSNEFCVGGRSHYVRVYDRRKASTPLYKLCPDHLTGNKHAHVTCAVYNHNGTEILASYNDEDIYLFDRLMSSRVDYAHRYQGHRNSATVKGVNFFGPKSEYVISGSDCGNIFIWDKNTEAVVQWMAGDDQGVVNCLEGHPHIPILATSGLDYDVKIWEPKRKEPPMMKSFANCVKSNARNRKQENVPDSFDGQLLWILLRHIRHRERNLYTRYEDPNQEEDDFDDYHHDSSMDSSSEDSDNQSEGGDVGRIQCPPS
- the LOC139814558 gene encoding DDB1- and CUL4-associated factor 8 isoform X1; the protein is MESKTHDTSNDSEVKLSDTKDLDGEKSRKAQSSSVEDLSISKNVDSCSVTSESSGTLKDVSHIVGFNNNLACGTMQNERAGEPMELSAEDEIKITTNKCDKTNDVLKEILYATSCNPIDLSEATTSQNNSPSSSCTNEANALHTDQNKVKRSISKGQVYTGSGMSVEKSDDSSDEDLSKRQKLNKNARHISAGNVNDDAVTFQRNKSKAKQRNYRKRRNITSDNEDSSGNTLSNEVTREASIPDADEGNVASASTRNESAQNESSNRSSEAHRAGSETPNDESDRYKDERGDSNEWRAANDDEWDEDEEDEDEDEEIPHCLKIEKPPPNWRIVPEVINRQIGSNPLFQKRFYGSLHAVERLQVMHKLNEHQGCVNALNFNQKGNLLASASDDLAVVIWDWAVGKKRHWFMSGHTSNMFQAKWLPLDVEYLMVTCARDGQVRLLDLKHDTSKKLATHRGPSHKLAVHPETPHVVFSAGEDARVFSIDIRESKPNKLIVVKDGSSEVQLFSIHSNPFNSNEFCVGGRSHYVRVYDRRKASTPLYKLCPDHLTGNKHAHVTCAVYNHNGTEILASYNDEDIYLFDRLMSSRVDYAHRYQGHRNSATVKGVNFFGPKSEYVISGSDCGNIFIWDKNTEAVVQWMAGDDQGVVNCLEGHPHIPILATSGLDYDVKIWEPKRKEPPMMKSFANCVKSNARNRKQENVPDSFDGQLLWILLRHIRHRERVRNLYTRYEDPNQEEDDFDDYHHDSSMDSSSEDSDNQSEGGDVGRIQCPPS